CTACCATGGGAAAATCTTTCGTACTCCCCGCACTCATGGAGATGCACTCTCACGTTTAACTACAGAAAAGACATTACCGGCAAGCAGGAGCAGGTGAGTAAGGGTAGCCAGTCAGCACACCCATTTTCAGCCTTGATTCCCATCCAGTGACTGACTTCTCCacaccttttttctttaaactaagaataaaaaaaaaaataaaagcaactggCAAAGAACCCACAGCTGCTCTTATTTAGGCAAAGCCAAGCCTTTAGAAGAATTGTCTTCACTACTAATCACAGAACGCCagattagaagggacctcagggatcaGCTTTTTAGATGATCTCTAGTTCAAATGAGATGGACCAGCACCCTGTCGAGCTGAGCTGTGAAAGGGTCCAGTGTAGAGCAATTCACTACCTCTCCAGGGAGATGATTCTAATGTTTAGCTGCTCTCACAGGGAAAAATTCTCCTCTAGAATCCATTCGGAATCTCCCCAGGAGAAACttgtacccattgccccttggcTTTTCCATGTGAATGACTATTGGATCAGTATGCCCTCTGTTTGAAAAAAGGGTGACTTTCAGTAAAGTAAATCAATGCCCCAGTGGGGAACTGAAataattacttaaaaataatcagataGAATACATCTCTTCTATCCCCCCTCAACAGCTCAGCAACTGCACCACTTCCTGTAAATGTTTTAAGCTCTCTAAGCCTGCGGGCAAGATCAGTGCAGCTCAAAGGGGACACAGACAGCACAAGATTGAGCAAAACCTCGCCTCTGTCAGCTCTGTCTCTCAGAAACACACACACTGATTCCAGTCCCTGTGGAACCCAGTCTGAGCTGCACAGCAGGGTTATGTGttcccaggtgcaagaccttaGAGCCATCTGCATTGGACTTGATAAGGCTCCTGCTAGCCTGCTCttccagcctatccaggtctTCCTAACCTCCAAAGATAATTAAGACTACTCTTCCTTTGGTATTTCATAGACTACCCAGAAgaagaggggggggaaaaaaaaagcatagaatcatggaatctttcaagttggaaaagacctccaagctcatccagcgCATCCACCAGCCCAATCCCACTGCACCTGTTAAACCACGTCCCGAAACATCTTGTCtaaaagtttttttaaactctCCCGGGATGGAGACGCCGCCACTGCCTCTGCCAGCGCTTCACCGCTCTTTCCGTAAAGCAATTTTCCCCAATATGGAATTGttcggttggaaaagagctttgaaatTATCGAGTCCACAAACTACCCGCTCTGAGCCCCCCTGGGCACAACCCGAGGCCGTTCGCCCCCTCGTCCCAGGGCCCCCGGGGCGGGGCCCGGCGCCCCCGCGGCCTCCATCCTGGGGAGGGTCGCACCGCCCGGGCGCCCCCGCGGGAACCTCCATCGCCAGCGCCTCTGGGAGCCGGACACCGCCTCCCTTGGGCTCCGCTCCTGCCGCGGCGGCCCCGTGCGGGGTGTCGGTGCTCCGGGGAGCCGCGAAGGGGCCGCCGAGGAGCCGCTGACGGTTAAGCGGCTCCCGGGGGGTCCCGGCTCCTGCGGGAAGCGGCGCGCGCGCAGCTCGTtgggggcggcggggagagggaggagcgcgcgccccctggcggccgcGGCCGGGGAGGCGCGGAGAGCGCGGGTGCGTGACGTCATCTCGCGGCGCCGCTCGGGGTGCGGTGACGCCATCTCGGCGCGCCGCTCGGGGCGCCGGCGGGGCCGGGATGCAGGCGAAGGCGCCGCGGGGCGCGCACTACATCGAGCTGGGCGGGTACCAGTACTGGCCCGTGCTCGTGCCCCGCGGCATCCGCCTCTACACCTACGAGCAGATCCCCGTCTTCCTCAAGGACAACCCCTACATCACCGACGGGTACCGCGCCTTCCTGCCCTCCCGGCTCTGCCTCAAGAGGTGAGGgggccggccccgccccgccccgatctggccccctgggccccgtTCCGTCTCCCTGCCTCACCCTCGTCCCGTGCCGCCCTCCCCTACCTCCCCCCCGACCCCATTCTGTAGCCCCAAGGCCCCGTGCCTCGCCCCCAGCCCCGTTCCCTTCTGCTCCCGCCCTGGTCTCTCTCTGCCCGGGTCCCCTGCCTCATCGCCCGCCCCATTCAATCTCCCCTTGGAACCCCCCCCCTTAGCCCTACCTCGTTTTCTCTTCCTGCTCGGTTTTGTCCCTCCCCCAACCTCACCTTCCACCTTGTTCTGTCTTTCCCCAAGTTCCCCTGCGTCCTCCTAGCCCCGTTCTTTCTCCCCCTGAGCCTCACGCCTCGCCCTTAGCCCCGTTCTGTCCTGCCACCCAGGCCTCCTGCCGTGCCCCCGCCCTGTTCTGTTCTTCTCCTGCTCCCTTTTGTTGCGTGTCCCCCACACCCTTCCTGCCACCCTCTCCCCCAGGCCCGTTCTGTCTgctcctgtgtcccccccacctcACCCCTGCCCTGTTCGGTCTCCCCCTGGGTCCCCTGCCTCACCTCCAGTCCTGTTCTGCCCATCCCTCCTCACTCTATTCtgttccctccccagcccctttgTTTCACCTCCACCCTGTCCCAACCCCCCCAACTCTGTTCTGTTCCCTTCCTGCTTCTCCCCCACCCCATTCTGTTCCCCTCCTGGGCCCCCTGTCTCATCCCCAGCCCTGTTCTGTcaccccccaggtcccctcACCTTGCCCCTACTCCGTTCTGTCCCCTACTGCCTCACCCTGTGTCCTGATCTGTCTCCCCGCAGCCTCTTCATCCTCTCCAATGAGACCGTCAACATCTGGAGCCACCTCCTCGGCTTCGTTCTCTTCTTCGCCCTGGGCATCCACGACCTGACAGCCGTCCTGCCCGCTGCTGGCGCCTCCCGGGAGGACTTTGTCATCTGCTCCGTCTGCCTCTTCTGCTTCCAGGTAGGGCTGGGAGCCGGGATGGGAGAGAGTGGGGCAGCCCCTCAGCTGCACTGCAGCAGGGTGGTCTTAGGTGGGAGCCCCAAAGCTTGTTCTCTCGCTTTAATGAGATCTCTAGGAAAGACGGGGATAGACTTTTTATCAAgtcctgttgtgacaggacaagaagcaatGGTTGTAAAGTcagagggggagatttagactggatatgagGAAAGTCTGTTatgctgagagtggtgaggcactgacccaggttgcccagaggtgGATGAGGCcgcatccctggaaatattcaaggccactgggttggatggggctctgagcaactaGATGGAGTTAAAAATGCCCCTACTCCTGCAGGGGGACTGCAATAGATGATCAAAGGACCATTccacccaaagcattctgtgatgcTATGGTTGAACTGGTTTTGACCTGGTTTGTGTATGGAATAAGGCAGGAAGGGCTGAGCCTGGCTGGCTCAGAGAGAGCCTGTGAGAAACAACTGCCCAGTCTCACAGCTGGGCACTGGGGTCCAACCGGTGTCTGCTGTAGCTCCCCAACCTGCGATGCCAGTGTAGAAGCAAACAAGCAGCCTGTGCACAAGAGTTTAAATTCTCGTGTGTTCTCTCAGGTGCTGGGTAGTCCAGGCGGATTTGGACTGCGCTTTCTGCTTGTGGTAGTTTGGCCAAGCAGAATTCATTGCCCCACTGTGCTCGTGCAGACACGGTCCCATTCCCTTGTGTTCTGGCTTGTCATTTGGCCTCACTAGCCCAAATTTCTTAGCAGTGAAACTGGAGATTATCGAGTCTTGCAAAGGTTGCTGTTCCTTCTTCAGTCTGCTAGAGAAGCTTACACCAGTTTATGCTCATTACTGGTAGGAATCATAATTATCTCCCGTAAGTTGCACCATAAAACACGTAACAGGTTGCTCACACACTCTCAGGTTCTGAGTTTAAGCTTGCTGTACTCTCTGTGCCTGTATAAGAGCCTGATGCCTCCTTGTTTGCCCATATGTGTAGGTGTGTATGCTCTGCTCAGTAGGATATCATCTTTTCTGTTGCCACCGCTCGGAGAAGACCAGCCGACGATGGATGGCCTTAGATTACGCAGGAATTTCCATTGGCATCCTGGGCTGCTATGTGTCCGGCGTCTTTTATGCATTTTATTGTAACAACGTAAGTTTAAAGCACTTGCTCACATCACATTTAATTCCTGCAGTCCCATTGTGGTGGCTCCCATGCCGTGGGAGGGGGGCTGACCACTGGGTGTCCAAACGGAACATTAGGCAGGAGACggagggaaagggaaacaaGTTCCTTCCGGGACAAGCAGAACTGTGCTTGCTGAAGCGAGAGGCAAACTGAGGTTTTCCTTTCTGGCTGCCACACACACAGGCCTCAAGAAAGTACATCAAGGCAGGGTAAACATACAGGTAATAAGTACATAAGTAATTCAAACTCCCTTTCCCACTGGGTAGCTTACCTGAGACAGAAACAAGATCATTTTCTGTACATCTAGTAGAGGAACAGTAGAGCGAGTTCCCTTCAGAGGCCTCAATTACATCCAGGTCTGCAGCAGATGCAGTGATCGGGTAGCTGCACGTGTCTGCATAGGCAGAGGTGAGTGTAAAATGGTTTGGTGAAGGCACTGCTGGAATAAATGGTGTTATGCCAGGTTTTTCTGAGCAAGAGGCTCCCTTCCCTTGCTGTCAGCCGAGAAAGACAAGTCCATCCCCTCAATCCCCATCAGTGCACTCGCAGCACCAACAAGAGAGTTGTGCCTCATTACAAACAGTAGCGTAAGCTTTCTACCCCAAGCTTGCTTTTACACCCCGTGAGAACGCCCACAAACCTGCTTTCGTTTCTTCTTTCCCCAGTACTGGCGTCAGGTATATTTAATCACTGTGCTGGCAATGATCTTGGCAGTGTTTTTTGCTCAGATTCATCCCAGTTACCTCACGCAGCAGTGGCACAGACTGCGCTCCCTCATCTTTTGCTCCGTGTCTGGATACGGAATTATTCCCACCATCCACTGGGTTTGGCTCAACGGTGGTATCGGTGCATCTATCGTACAGGTAAGAGGAGATGAGATTTGCTTTGGCTTGTCTCTTTCTGTGTTCCCTTGGTCCTCTTACACTTGGGGAACAGGGTGAGAAGCAGTGGTAATGAACATTTCTTGGAGCACAGAGCTCTTTCCCATAGAATGACCCAAATGCAAACACTAAAAATCGTGTTAGGAAGCAGAAAACAGGCTGGGTCAATTAAATCTGCTCTCATTTAGAACTGCACACGAGGAGGAAGGCTGGGTGGACTCACAGCTGAGCGTATCTGCCCGAGGGACGGAGCAGCCTGCAGGGGTGGCTGCAGCCTCGCTCACCCAGGGCAAGGGGCAGGAGCAAAGAGCCAAGTCAGCTGCAGAGTGGGAAGAGGGTCTGCCCAGCTGCTCGAGGGCTCTGGGCTGTCTGCCTCCACAACtcgagaggagaggagggaaccaGAAGACAGTGATGGGGTGATTATTTGCTTCCTCTTCTGAGCCGTGGCATGGCAGCAAAAATGAATATTTGCCTTCTAAGCCCCCTGTGTCTTACGGAGCCGTCCTGTAACATCACTGTGAGGTTACTCTTACCCTGTTCGTGTCTTACCTCATAGTTATGTTCTGAAAACCAAGCGGCACCTAATGTGAAACCCCCAGAAAGCGCTGCAGTTAAACCAGGGAACCAGTTGTGCTGTAGAAGCTATGACTAGGGGTGGTGGGTTATCCTGTTCCAGAGCGGCTGCTGAACATGTAAGAGCATCATCGATGAGCATAGATAGTCTTTAGATAGAGACCTTCACACTGACTTAAAACTGCGATGAAGGGCAGTTGTCCCCCAATACCTCCCCTTTCATTTCTCCTGGTACAGCAGAGTGGTTGGAATAGCACGAGCTTGTCTTCTGTACTTCAGCAAAGTGCTCTGCCCCAGTAACAAAACTTTCTGTTAAAGCAAACAGAGCAGCTCGTGAAGGGGCTGTTGGGATTATTTACCGCTCAGCATGCGGTACTGCTGTGCCCTGGGCTCTAGCACCTACAAACCTGACTGGTAAGTGAGGTTTTGCACCTAAGGGATCCTTCTCACCTACTTCTCCCGTCTGTGGCCGCTCTGCGTGTCAGAAGATGTTCTGTTACTGACCGGTTTTGTGTCTGCTGCAGGCTGCACAGAAACGCTAAGGAGCTTGTGTACAGAAACAGGGAGGTCATGATAAAAAAGGTTCTTCCCATTTCTGTTTTCCCAAGCTTTGGCATTTGCTTCCCTGTTGGATTTTGTTTGTGGATAACACAGGTAGTGAAGTATGGTTCTGTTTTGTCAAGCCTTTTTCTTTAGGGACAgggtttatttttcagcttctgctttctGAGAGACTAGGagagcttccttttcttttgcaggaGTTTGCTCCGCGTGTGGTTGTCATGTACTTCATTGCTGCTGTGGCTTTTCTCTTCTATATTTCCAAAGTTCCTGAAAGATACTTCCCAGGTAGGAAATGGTcttctggatatttttttactgcagcTGAACTTCCTGTAGTGTCAAGTCCTTACTGCAAGTCCTGAATGTTCTGTGAGAGAGCAGGCTGACTGTGCTCTGTGTGAAGTGTTCTCATGCAGCGTAAACGTTGTGTGTATTTGCATCAAATACAGACAATTTCTGTCCAAGTTTGTTAAAGAACTTCCACTGCCTCCCAGCGAGCGTATAGTTGAGCTTTGGGGAGGCTGATCACTAATTGCATTGCCCCCGTTCTTGCTGAATTTAACAACGAAGCCCCTCGCCCCCTCTCTTCCCCACAGGCCAGTTGAACTACCTCGGCTCAAGCCACCAGGTGTGGCACGTCCTTGCGGTGGTGATGCTGTACTGGTGGCACCAGTCCACAGTGTACATCCTGCAGTACCGACACAGCACGCCCTGCCCTGAGCGCAGCGACGACTCCTGAATACAGGTACGGCTGCTTCCCACCATGGAGCCACAGCAAggttggggtgggaagggatctttaaaggCCACTTCATCCAACCCCTGCAGCTAGCAGCAACATCTTCAACTACATCAGGTGTCTTAGAGCCCTGTGCAGCCTGaccttgagtgtttccagggatggggcctccggtgcctttgggcaacctgggccagtgcctcaccactttcagcgtgaagaattttttccttatgtgtagaccaaatctcccctcttttagtaTAAAACCCTTGCTCCCTGTTGCAACAGGCCTTGATAACATGTTCGCCCTCATCTTTCTCATAActcccctttaagtattgaaaggctgccaAAAGGTCTTTCCAGAGACAATAAATTACTTCTCTGAAAAGTTCCTTTCTTGATAAATCAATCTGTTTGGGTGCCTGCACTCTGTGATGTCAGAGGAGCCTTGTCATCTTAGTGAGACAACAGGACAGCATGAGGTACCAAGTATTTAGGGCTAAATTTAGCGATTTTCAAGGAAGCGAATGACTGCAGCTCCAGGGCAGCGGTAACTTGCACAGGGACAGCTTATGTGTTTTATGTTTATGTCTGTGTTCACTAAAAAAGTAGTTACGTCATCATTGACCGTGCCATTGCTGCTTCTGGAACACACAACACCCATCTATGCCTCCTGAACTGTGATTAGTCGGGGGAACGGGACTCTCACTAGGACAGGGGTGAGCAATCCTGGCTTTAACTTGCACAGATGTCAGCCAGGCCCCTCGTGAGCTTCCCCAGATGAAATGCTGGTGTGTGCAATACCTGCTTTTAAGTGAAACAGCAGTGATTTGCTGCCAGGCACTCTGTTCATCTGTGCTGCTGAACTGCCTGTGGCCCCAAGCAGCTTTATGATGGGCTGGGCAGGTCACTCGCAGCGCTCTCACCATTCTAATAACCCTATACAGGCATCAGTATTGGTTCCCAAATAGCTTTTTCCTCAGGCTCTTGGTGTGCTGAGCATTGGTCTGCGTTCCTGGCAGTAGGCTAACAGTTGGTAATCCCACATACCCAGCGAGTGACTCCCCTTGTTTTC
The window above is part of the Phaenicophaeus curvirostris isolate KB17595 chromosome 4, BPBGC_Pcur_1.0, whole genome shotgun sequence genome. Proteins encoded here:
- the PAQR3 gene encoding progestin and adipoQ receptor family member 3 isoform X1; the protein is MQAKAPRGAHYIELGGYQYWPVLVPRGIRLYTYEQIPVFLKDNPYITDGYRAFLPSRLCLKSLFILSNETVNIWSHLLGFVLFFALGIHDLTAVLPAAGASREDFVICSVCLFCFQVCMLCSVGYHLFCCHRSEKTSRRWMALDYAGISIGILGCYVSGVFYAFYCNNYWRQVYLITVLAMILAVFFAQIHPSYLTQQWHRLRSLIFCSVSGYGIIPTIHWVWLNGGIGASIVQEFAPRVVVMYFIAAVAFLFYISKVPERYFPGQLNYLGSSHQVWHVLAVVMLYWWHQSTVYILQYRHSTPCPERSDDS
- the PAQR3 gene encoding progestin and adipoQ receptor family member 3 isoform X2 — its product is MQAKAPRGAHYIELGGYQYWPVLVPRGIRLYTYEQIPVFLKDNPYITDGYRAFLPSRLCLKSLFILSNETVNIWSHLLGFVLFFALGIHDLTAVLPAAGASREDFVICSVCLFCFQVCMLCSVGYHLFCCHRSEKTSRRWMALDYAGISIGILGCYVSGVFYAFYCNNIHPSYLTQQWHRLRSLIFCSVSGYGIIPTIHWVWLNGGIGASIVQEFAPRVVVMYFIAAVAFLFYISKVPERYFPGQLNYLGSSHQVWHVLAVVMLYWWHQSTVYILQYRHSTPCPERSDDS
- the PAQR3 gene encoding progestin and adipoQ receptor family member 3 isoform X3, with protein sequence MLCSVGYHLFCCHRSEKTSRRWMALDYAGISIGILGCYVSGVFYAFYCNNYWRQVYLITVLAMILAVFFAQIHPSYLTQQWHRLRSLIFCSVSGYGIIPTIHWVWLNGGIGASIVQEFAPRVVVMYFIAAVAFLFYISKVPERYFPGQLNYLGSSHQVWHVLAVVMLYWWHQSTVYILQYRHSTPCPERSDDS